One Nematostella vectensis chromosome 10, jaNemVect1.1, whole genome shotgun sequence genomic window carries:
- the LOC5510573 gene encoding F-BAR and double SH3 domains protein 2, whose protein sequence is MAAQPPVQRKPAKQAKILQSLRNIQTEQTLKLQQKFQFEQDLLEDIRVYAKQRSAIEKEYSQALQKLDSQFIQKREFSADEITGNERYRTPLSVWKTVLDESASVGKHRLEMAEALLTQVADSIKAFKTNKAQIFKKNQELLQKIHEEIFTTVREMSKSKKGYMEMEKLAHVAREQAAEAEDKYKKKNVKFFQSKSTLEKNVSKSSNRKETSERRSTMARNEYLLCLAASNAHAMRYYCTDLQEIMNSVYGDFYDKVREYFSIISNLGVEASTSEHKGYAHVGSEASMIDKNFCVETFLSHNKVLTEVLHYEYDPYRGDKINTILTIDKSSGLALNKEARKLALRLAREQKNIRDKQKALSSMNSSQGDLTDGPTDTDQPSADALREEIRHSEVIKLKAEACLELLKQAGVNVDEWIKSANSLSPNDASDKALSGSSSSLTADLTPDDHGGWDDEWDVDDTFTGDYESDEDVRSLTSASSQLGLCVVLYSFEATTEDELSITEHEELELLEIDGEGWCKGRNKAGKVGFFPEAYVEKRTKEREGSIHSSSGHSVSGSVTGSIGERSPVGTPVASPVVAPVISPLAAAHRASSASLPVTTAVSPVPEPTYLCMVRALYDYEAMSDEELSFNEGDTIYVTKQDDHGVDDGFWEGYIDGHKGVFPSLVVEEIEGSASPPPVTIPVVSPPSTGQEAQPPATNAGWQGRGDYVDLADSYSTIGKAPSLLQPARKAPPPPRDSPLSTRRSISSTGRESTNMGNMDRQRAQTENLATMSKPEGQRKKRSSLFSSDESFGCVADPRTADYVNTRNLPHQNGPPRDKPNKPSLPPPPTTTSRKNFQSHSQV, encoded by the exons ATGGCAGCTCAACCTCCGGTCCAGCGCAAG CCCGCTAAACAAGCAAAGATTTTGCAGTCTCTCCGTAACATCCAAACAGAGCAAACACTCAAATTACAGCAGAAATTTCAATTTGAACAAGACCTCCTGGAAGATATTAG GGTATATGCAAAGCAAAGATCGGCGATTGAAAAAGAGTATTCGCAG GCATTGCAAAAGTTGGATTCACAGTTCATTCAAAAGAGGGAGTTCTCAGCTGATGAAATCACAGGAAATGAAAGATACAG GACCCCTCTTAGTGTGTGGAAGACTGTCCTGGATGAGTCGGCAAGCGTTGGCAAACATCGACTGGAGATGGCAGAGGCATTACTTACTCAAGTAGCAGATAGCATTAAGGCCTTTAAAACCAACAAGGCTCAAATATTCAAAAAG AACCAAGAACTGCTACAGAAAATCCATGAAGAAATCTTCACAACTGTCAGGGAAATGTCCAAG TCCAAAAAAGGCTATATGGAGATGGAAAAGCTCGCCCATGTGGCCCGCGAGCAAGCTGCGGAGGCAGAGGATAA atacaaaaagaaaaatgtaaaattcTTTCAATCAAAATCAACGCTTGagaaaaatgtttcaaag AGTTCAAATCGCAAGGAAACAAGTGAGCGAAGATCAACAATGGCAAGGAATGAGTACTTGCTTTGTTTAGCAGCGTCTAATGCTCATGCAATGAGATATTACTGCACTGACCTTCAAGAAATTATGAAT AGTGTTTATGGAGATTTTTATGATAAAGTGAGGGAATATTTTAGTATTATAAGCAACCTTGGAGTGGAAGCCAGTACAAGTGAACACAAGGGGTATGCCCATGTTGGCTCAGAGGCGTCAATG attgATAAAAACTTCTGTGTGGAAACATTTTTGTCCCACAATAAAGTATTGACAGAGGTGCTGCATTATGAGTATGATCCATACAGAGGGGACAAG ATTAACACTATTTTAACAATTGACAAGTCATCTGGCTTAGCGCTTAACAAAGAAGCTCGTAAACTAGCCTTAAGACTGGCAAGAGAGCAAAAGAACATCAGAGACAAGCAAAAAGCATTGTCTTCAATGAACAGCTCTCAAGGGGACTTAACAGATGGCCCAACAGATACTGATCAGCCAAGTGCAGATGCCCTACGTGAGGAGATAAGGCACTCAGAG GTGATCAAGCTGAAGGCTGAAGCTTGCCTGGAACTTCTAAAACAAGCTGGAG TGAATGTCGATGAGTGGATAAAGTCTGCAAACTCACTATCACCCAATGATGCCTCAGATAAAG CACTGAGTGGttcgtcatcatcactaacGGCAGACCTCACCCCTGATGATCATGGCGGCTGGGATGACGAATGGGATGTGGATGACACTTTCACAGGAGACTATGAGTCAGACGAGGACGTCCGGAGCTTGACCTCAGCGTCATCTCAACTGGGCCTCTGTGTTGTATTATACAGCTTTGAG GCTACGACTGAAGACGAGCTGTCCATCACGGAACACGAGGAACTGGAGTTGCTGGAGATAGACGGGGAAGGCTGGTGCAAg GGCCGTAACAAAGCTGGCAAGGTGGGCTTTTTCCCCGAGGCCTATGTGGAAAAGCGTACCAAGGAGAGAGAAGGCTCCATTCACAGCAGTTCGGGGCATAGCGTTTCAGGAAGTGTGACGGGTAGCATTGGGGAGAGGTCCCCGGTGGGCACACCTGTAGCCTCACCCGTGGTAGCACCTGTTATATCACCTCTCGCGGCGGCACACAGGGCATCTTCTGCCTCACTACCGGTTACCACAGCAGTCTCGCCTGTACCGGAACCTACATATT TATGTATGGTAAGAGCGCTATACGACTACGAGGCAATGAGCGACGAAGAGCTGTCATTCAACGAGGGAGACACAATCTACGTAACCAAACAAGATGATCATGGAGTCGACGATGGATTCTGGGAGGGTTACATAGACGGTCACAAGGGGGTGTTTCCTTCCCTTGTTGTGGAGGAGATAGAGGGGTCTGCTTCACCTCCCCCCGTCACCATACCCGTAGTGAGCCCTCCATCTACCGGCCAAGAAGCTCAACCACCGGCAACAAACGCTGGCTGGCAGGGTAGAGGAGACTACGTTGATCTCGCCGATAGCTATTCCACAATTGGAAAAGCACCGTCGTTATTACAGCCCGCTCGTAAGGCCCCACCACCTCCTAGGGACTCCCCCCTATCTACAAGACGTTCGATTTCTAGCACGGGGAGAGAAAGTACCAACATGGGTAACATGGACCGACAAAGGGCTCAAACAGAGAACCTTGCTACGATGAGTAAGCCCGAGGGTCAGCGTAAAAAGCGCAGCTCTCTTTTTAGTAGTGACGAGTCTTTTGGGTGTGTGGCAGACCCCAGGACGGCAGACTATGTAAACACTAGGAACTTACCCCATCAGAATGGACCACCTAGAGACAAACCAAACAAGCCATCCTTACCCCCGCCCCCAACAACAACGTCTAGAAAGAATTTTCAGTCTCACTCACAAGTTTGA